The following are encoded together in the Eriocheir sinensis breed Jianghai 21 chromosome 28, ASM2467909v1, whole genome shotgun sequence genome:
- the LOC127004545 gene encoding N(G),N(G)-dimethylarginine dimethylaminohydrolase 1-like, protein MSPFRYTHAIVCRIPDSYKTNAQGISGAIDLAKARKQHETYVAALREIGLDVIELPADENHPDCVFVEDVAVVCNGTALLTKPGHASRKNEVEYMRTILKNELELPVIEISDASATLDGGDVLFTGKEFFVGLSQRTNQAGACALASAFPEFPCTPIKVDNSLHLKTVLSMAGPDVICVGNTPEAKGILKRIEREATFRYQTLTVPDNNAANVVFANGFMLHRSGEEYPESAKIFEEKLSHWTLKPVTFSEMEKADGSLTCCSILIRKTRHLKNIM, encoded by the exons ATGTCGCCCTTCCGCTACACGCACGCCATCGTCTGCAGAATACCGGACTCCTACAAGACAAACGCCCAAGGGATCTCCGGCGCTATAGACTTGGCGAAG GCAAGAAAGCAACATGAGACATACGTAGCAGCACTGCGAGAGATTGGCCTGGACGTGATTGAGCTGCCGGCTGATGAGAACCACCCTGACTGTGTGTTTGTGGAGGACGTGGCTGTTGTGTGCAACGGCACTGCCCTCCTAACCAAGCCCGGCCATGCTTCCAGGAAGAATGAG GTTGAGTACATGCGTACAATACTAAAGAATGAGTTGGAGCTTCCGGTGATTGAGATATCTGATGCATCAGCCACACTTGATGGCGGAGACGTGCTCTTCACAG GCAAGGAGTTCTTCGTTGGCCTGTCTCAGCGCACCAACCAGGCCGGGGCGTGTGCTTTGGCCTCTGCTTTCCCAGAGTTCCCCTGCACGCCTATCAAG GTTGACAACTCTTTACATCTGAAGACAGTGCTCTCCATGGCAGGGCCAGATGTCATCTGTGTTGGCAATACTCCGGAAGCAAAAGGCATATTGAAG CGCATTGAGAGAGAGGCCACGTTTAGGTACCAAACCCTGACCGTGCCTGATAATAATGCTGCCAATGTTGTCTTTGCCAACGGGTTCATGCTGCACCGGAGTGGAGAAGAGTACCCGGAATCAGCCAAG ATATTTGAGGAAAAACTATCCCATTGGACCTTGAAGCCGGTCACCTTCTCAGAGATGGAGAAGGCCGACGGGAGCCTCACCTGCTGCAGCATCCTCATACGCAAGACTCGCCACCTCAAGAACATCATGTGA